In the genome of Streptomyces aquilus, the window CCTGGACCGCGCCCGGCAGGCGTACGCGGAACGGCCCGCGCGCGACGCCCTGGACGTGCTCGCCGACCCCGCCGAGAGCCGTCTCGTCCTGCTCGGCGACCCCGGCGCGGGCAAGTCGACGCTCGCCCGGCACCTCGCGCTCACCCTCACGCGGGAGGCGCCCGCGACGGGGGATTCGCTGGCACCGCTCACCGGCCGGATACCCCTCGTCATGGAACTCCGCGAGTACGCGGTGGGCGAGTGGCGGGAGCGGACCTTCGAGGACTTCCTCACCTACCTGCACGGCACGAAGGGCATGGCCCCGCCCCCGGCGGTCGTGGACCGGCTCCTGACGGAGGGGCGAGCCGTGGTCGTCTTCGACGGCCTCGACGAACTCTTCGACCCCGCCGCCCGGGAACAGGTCAGCCACCGCATCGCGGACTTCGCGGGCCGCTACGGCGGTACCGGCGGCGTCCGCGTGATCGTGACCTCGCGCGTCATCGGCTACCGGCGAGGCGTGCTGGAACACGCCGGGTTCTCCCACCACATGGTCCAGGACCTGAGCACCCGGCAGATCGAGTGCTTCGCCCGCCAGTGGTACGCCAGCTCCTACCCCCACGACGAGGAGCGCGCCGCCCGCCTGTGCCGACGGCTGACTGATGCCGTGGGCCACTCACGTCCGGTCGCCGAACTCGCCGGTAACCCCCTCCTGTTGACGATCCTCGCCATCGTCGGCCGACGCCGCGAACTGCCTCGGGACCGCCTGGGCGTCTACCGGCACGCCGTCGCCGTCCTGGTGGCCCACTGGGACCAGCACGCCAAGCACCTGCGCGCACCGGACGACGTCGAAGCCCTGTCCTACCTGGGCGACGAGGACCGGCACGAGTTGCTGCGCCTGGTCGCGCGGCGGATGCAGGAGGGCGAGGGCGGCATCGCGGGCAACCACATCCACCAGGACGTCCTGCTGGAGACGTTCCGGGACTACTTGAGGGAACAGTACGAACTCCCGCTGGCGCAGGCGGTGTCGGCGGCGCGGGTGATGGTGCGGCAGTTCAGGGACCGGAACTTCATCCTCAGCCACTACGGGGGCGGGGTGTACGGCTTCGTCCACCGGGCCTTCCTGGAGTACCTGGCGGCCGTGGACATCGACCACCGCTACACGCGGGAGCGGGAGTGGACGCCGGAGCAGTTCATCGAGGAGATCTTCGCGGGGCACGCGGAGGATCCGGCGTGGCATGAGGTGTTGCTGCTGGTGGTCGGACAGTTGGGGGAGCGGGAGGCGGGGGCGGCGGTCGATCGGTTGCTGGAGTTGCATCGGCGGCGGGTCGGTGCGCTCTGGAGGGGTGAGCTGCTGGCCCTGGCGGTGCGAGCCCTGGCCGAGGTGCGCAGGATCGGGGCGTTGGCGGCGCAGAGCAGGGCCGTGGTGGACGCGATCATTGGGGGCTTGGAAGGGGCTGATTCGCGATACGGCCTGCTCACCGGGGACGAGGACATCGCCTCCGCGCTCAGGACGTTCCCGCCGCACTGGAGCGGCAGGCCCAGACTCCTGCGCTGGTTCCATCTGCGCGGCCAGTTCAGGGACATGCCACAGCCAGGGAGGATCGCGGCCGCCCTCTACCAGGCACCGCAGGTGCCGCAGGTGATGGCGGTGCTTGCCGATGTGACATCAGCCCGCAGGGCCTTGCTGGAGATGTTGGCGGCGCGCTGGGGTGCGGAGCGGGGTGTCCGCGGCCTGCTCCAGGAGGGGGCGGTGGCCGAACCCAACGAGTACGTGCGCAGAGCTGCGCTGAAGCTTCTGTCCGGGCTTGACGGTGTCGAGGTCGGCGACCTCGTCAGGAACCGGTCCACCGAGGATCCTTCACTGGTCGTGCGTGCCTTCGCACTGTCGATGAGGGACGACGCCGAGGCCCTGTGGGAGTCCGTCCTTGAGTTCGCCGGCTCCGAGGGCGACGCGGAGATGCGCGCTGAGGCGGTGGGTCTGCTCGCCGAGTACCGGATTCAGGACCTCGCGGTCAGAGCGCTGCTGTGCCGGCTGGCGGTCGTGGATTCCGAGGACGTGGTCCGGTGGCGTGCGGTCGACGGTCTGGAGAGCCTGCTCGACGACGAGGACATCGAGACGCTGGTACGCGGCCGGGCGACCGACGATTCGAGCGACATGGTCCGAAACGCCGCCGTGAGGCTGCTGGTCGAGGAACGGGGCGACTGGGAGTTCGCTCGCGGAGCCGCCGTCCAGGACGACGACTGGTTCGTCCGGATGAACGCCCTGTACGGCTTGCGCACGCTCGGCCGCGACGACGCCGACACCTGGGATTTCCTTCGTCAGAGGGCGCTCGATGACCCGCACCCACAGGTCCGGTCGGCGGCATGCACGGTGATGGCGCAGACGACGGGCTCCCACCCCGGTACCTGGGAGTTCCTGCGCGAGCGCCTTGCCGAGGATGCCGGGAGTGAGGTTCGGGACTCGGCGCTCAGCGGGCTCGTGGAGCTGGGGCGGGACAGAGAGGAGACCTGGCAGCTCGTCCGCGGGCATCTTCTCGACGACCCCGAGCCGGAAGTGCGGGAATCCGCGCTGACCGAACTGTGCGGACATTGGAGCTACGAGGCAGCCACCTGGGAGCTGACCTTCGAGCGGCTGATGAACGATCCGGAAGAGGGAATCCGGGCGGACGCGCTGCGGGCGACGAGGTACTACCGAGGCGACGTCGACATCCGCGCCCTGATCCGCGACCGCGTGACTGAAGACCCCCACCCCTCGGTGCGGGGAGTGGCCCTGGCGCTGTTGGTCACGACCGTGGGAGACGACGACACGACCCGCGAGATCCTCCGGGCGCGGGCCGTGGACGATCCCGAACCCAGGATCCGAGCCGACGTCCTGCAATGGTGGGCGGTGCACGAGACGCAGGAGAACGGCGCCGCGCTCCTACGGGACCGGGCCCTCGCCGACCCTCATCCCTGGCCGCGCATCGCCGCCCTCCAGTCCCTGGCCTTCGGCTGGCCCGCCCACCCGGCCACGGTTCCGCTGCTGCGGGAGCGGGCCGAGGCGGACGAGGACGAAGACGTACGCACGGAGGCCGCGCGCATGCTGGCGGCGGCGGGGGCGCTAGCGCCGCTCGCCGATCAACTCCCCTGAGAGGAACGCCGACCAGGTGGTGGGGGAGAGGGTGAGGCGAGGGCCGGTGGGGTGCTTGGAGTCGCGGAGGTGGACGGTGCCGGGGCTGACGGCGACCTCCAGGCATTCGCCGCCCTCGCCGCCGCTGTAGCTGGACTTGAACCAGGTGAGCTGCTCGTTGTTCATAGCTCCTCCAGCTTCTGCTCGATCAACTTCCGGGACTCCGAGGGGGAGAGTGCCATGGCCCGCATGATCCCATAGCGGTCCACGATCCTGCGGACTTCTTCCGAGTCAGTGATCAACCGGGGATACCCCTGGACCTCCGTGTACGCCACCTGCCCGTGCCCCCGGGGTGTCAGTAGGTTGAACGCGCCGTCCATGTTGGGGTGTTCCTCCACCTGGGTCGGCATCACCTGGATTTCGAGGTTCTGCATCTGCCCCACGCTCAGCAGGCGCCGCAGCTGATCCGCGTGCACGCGCCGCCCACCGATCGGCCGGTCCAGCACGATCTCTTCGAGGACGTAACTCACGATCGGCGCCGGCCGCCGCTCGAAGACCTGCTGCCTTGAGAGCCGGTCCGCGACCCGCCTCTCGATCGTCTCCTCGTCCAGGAACGGCCGCCGCCTCGTGAACACCGCCCGGGCGTAGTCGTCGGTCTGCAAGAGGCCCGGCACACCGTGGTTCGCGTAGAAGTGCAGCTCAACCGCCTCCGCCTCCAACCCGGCATAGTTCCGATACCACTCCGGATGCCGAGTCCGAGCCTTCGTCATTGCCGACTCGACCTCCGGAATCACCTCCAGCAACAACCCACCGGCATCGAGCACTTCATCCGCTTTGATGAGCACCTCGGGCCGCAGCGTCCGCACCCCGCGCTCCATCGCCGAGATCGCGTCCGGCCCGTACCCCACCAGCTCCCCGAACTCCTTCTGCGTCAGCCCTTTCCGCTCGCGCAGGAACTTCAACAGCTTGCCCAGCGCGGCGAACAACCCAGTCGTCCCGTCCGCCTCCGCAGGCGTCTCAGGCCGCCGCTCACTCACCAACCCCACCCCTCCCACCCGACAACTCGTACACCCAACCCACCGCACCCGTACAACTACCCACCGTCGCCGAGTCGCACCTGGCCAGCGTAAAGACAACCCACCACGCTCAGTCACGTGAACACCGAAATCTCCACCCGCCTCAGCGCGACGCCCCGCGGTGCCCGCCTCGCCCGGCGTCTCACCGCGCACCAGCTGGACACCTGGGGCCACCCCTACGACAGCGAGGTCAGCCACACCGCCCAGCAGGTCGTCGCCGAGCTCGCCGCCAACGCCGTCACCCACGGCAGAGTCCCCGGCCGCGACTTCGAACTCCGGCTGAGACTCACGCCCGAGGACACGGTCCGTGTCGAGGTGAGCGACGCCCGCCATGACCGCCGACTCCGTTACGTCACCGACCCGGACGCCGACAACGGCCGCGGCCTCATCCTCGTATCGCTGCTCGCACAGGCGTGGGGCGTCACGGAGCGGTCCGTCGGCAAGACGGTATGGGCCGAAATCCCCCTCAAGGAACCGCAGTCGGCGCCACCGCCCGCTAACGCCCGGGCGTCCGCCGGAACCTCTCCACCGTGTCCGCGAACGCCCGCGCCGGCGGACTGAGCGCCTCCCACCGCCGTACCGCCCACCCCACCGGCAACGGCCGCAGCTCCGGCACCGGGATCAGCCGAAGATCGTCGCCCGTCGCCGCCAGCCCGGACAGCTCCGGTACGACCGCCCGACCCACCCCCAACTCGGCGAGCAGCAAGGCGGTGTCCCAGTCGGCCACGTTGGTGTCGTAGGTGAGGGGCAGGCCCAACTCGGCGGCCGCGGCCTCCAGTTGCGCGGCCGACGCCGAGTTGGGCGGCAGTCGGATCAGCCGTACGTCCGCCAGCTCGGCGATCCCCAACCGCTCCCGCTCCGCCAGCGGATCGTCGGCCCGTACCGCCAGCACCCACGGCAGCTCCGCCACCGCCCGCTGCTCGATCCCCCGTACCGGTCGGCCGAGCGTGATCCACGCCAGGTCGAGTGAACCGTCCGCGAGCGCGTCGAAGCTGCCGCGGCCCGAACTCACCGTCCGGAACTCCAGGTTCACGCGTGGATGGCGGCGCCGGAACTCCACCACCGCGTCCCCCATGAAGTGCCGTACCGTCGTCGCGCCGGTCGCCACCCGCACGTACCCGCTCGCCCCGTCGACCAGATCCCGCAACTGTCGTACGGCGAGATCGAGTCCGGAGATCCCCTCGGACGCCGCCGCCTCCAGCACCCGGCCCGCCTGCGTCGGCACGACGCCCCGGGGCTGCCGTTCCACCAGCGCGACGCCGGTCTCCCGTTCCAGCCGCTTCACATGCTGGCTCACCGCGGACTGCGTGCACCCGAGCTCTCGCGCCACCGCGCTCAGGCTCCCGGCCCGGCACACCGCCACGAACACCCGCAGGTCATCGAGGGTCATGCGCCCCAAGCTAGCACTTGGGTTCCTCCCATAAATCCCAAGGATTGACTGCACTCTCCGCCCGTACGGCGATCTCCTCAGGGCCCAACGGGCGGCAACCCGCTCCACCCGGGACGGAGCGGGTGCCGACCCACCCCACATGAAGGGAGCCCTCATGGCGTTCGACCCGTTCGATCCCTTCGCCCAAGCAGACGCTCTCCTAAGGGAGTTGGGTGCCGAGCGCGCACCCCACCCGGGCGGCACCCTCCTCACCCACCTCCACCGGGTACGCGCCCGCCTCGTCACCTGGAACGCCCGCCCCGCCCTCCAGCTCGCCGGCCTCTGCCACGCCTTCTACGGCACCGACGGCTTCCCCCACCCCCTGCTCCCGCTCGACCGGCGCCCCGAACTCGGGGAAGCGATCGGCGTAGAGGCGGAGGCGATCGTCCACCTCTACGCGAGCTGCGACCGCGCTGCGACCTACCCGACCCTCACCACCCCCACCGCCCCGTTCCGCGACCGCTTCTCCGGCCGCACCCACACCCCCGCCCCGGCCCTGCGCCGGGACTTCGCCGAGCTCACCGCCGCCAACGAACTCGACCTCGCCGCCGAGGACCCGGGCTTCCGCGACCGCCACGGCCCCGCCCTCCTCGCGCTCTTCACCCGCTTCCGCCCGCTGCTGAGCCGACCGGCATGGGAGGACTGCACGGCCCTCCTCCCCGGCCCTTGACTTCACAACATCCCCGCGCCACATTCCCCTTTCCGGCACGGAATCTGACGGAGTATCAGACAGGGGGACGGACCCATGACAGGCAGCCCGGACGCCGCAAGACCGACGCGCAGACAGGTACTCGGCACCTCCGTGGCCGCCGGGCTCGCCGTCGCCACCGTCGCCCCGCAGACCGCCCGGGCCGCCGACCTCCCCCTCCTCGGCACCTACGACGTGGTCGTCATCGGCTCCGGCGCGGCCGGGATGACCGCCGCGCTCACCGCCGCCAAGCAGGGGCTGAGTGTCGTCGTGCTGGAGAAGGCGCCCACCTTCGGCGGGTCCGCCGCCCGTTCCGGTGCCGGGATCTGGATTCCCAACAACCCGGTGTTGCTTGCCGCCGGAGTCCCGGACACCCCGGCGAAGGCCGCCGCCTATCTCGCCGCCGTCGTCGGCCCCGACGTCCCCGTCGCCCGGCAACAGGCCTTCCTCGCCCACGGCCCCGCCATGATCTCCTTCGTCATGGCCAACAGCCCGTTGCGCTTCCGGTGGATGGAGGGGTACAGCGACTACTACCCCGAGCTGCCGGGCGGCCTCCCCAACGGGCGTTCCATCGAGCCCGACTACCTCGACGGCCACATCCTCGGCGCCGAACTCGCCCATCTGAACCCGTCGTACATGGCGGTCCCGACCGGCATGGTGGTGTTCTCCGCCGACTACAAGTGGCTCACCCTCGCCGCCGTCAGCGTCAAGGGCCTCGCCGTCGCCACCGAGTGTCTGGCGCGGGGGACCAAGGCCCTCACCCTCGGGCAGGCGCCGCTGACCATGGGGCAGTCCCTCGCGGGCGGGCTGAGGAAAGGGCTGATGGACGCCGGGGTGCCCGT includes:
- a CDS encoding HEAT repeat domain-containing protein, whose protein sequence is MRDGEQVTAGGARSIGVGGDVTAAVSGDGNSLTIVEKQYVQQAPGPADLTDTEIDEALRRYAGRVRETYGRLDLEVLIPTEEGEHPPVGLDEVFVAPTLRADPPPVELPRDIRQRLMDAGEWPSHLPAALERDTLDRARQAYAERPARDALDVLADPAESRLVLLGDPGAGKSTLARHLALTLTREAPATGDSLAPLTGRIPLVMELREYAVGEWRERTFEDFLTYLHGTKGMAPPPAVVDRLLTEGRAVVVFDGLDELFDPAAREQVSHRIADFAGRYGGTGGVRVIVTSRVIGYRRGVLEHAGFSHHMVQDLSTRQIECFARQWYASSYPHDEERAARLCRRLTDAVGHSRPVAELAGNPLLLTILAIVGRRRELPRDRLGVYRHAVAVLVAHWDQHAKHLRAPDDVEALSYLGDEDRHELLRLVARRMQEGEGGIAGNHIHQDVLLETFRDYLREQYELPLAQAVSAARVMVRQFRDRNFILSHYGGGVYGFVHRAFLEYLAAVDIDHRYTREREWTPEQFIEEIFAGHAEDPAWHEVLLLVVGQLGEREAGAAVDRLLELHRRRVGALWRGELLALAVRALAEVRRIGALAAQSRAVVDAIIGGLEGADSRYGLLTGDEDIASALRTFPPHWSGRPRLLRWFHLRGQFRDMPQPGRIAAALYQAPQVPQVMAVLADVTSARRALLEMLAARWGAERGVRGLLQEGAVAEPNEYVRRAALKLLSGLDGVEVGDLVRNRSTEDPSLVVRAFALSMRDDAEALWESVLEFAGSEGDAEMRAEAVGLLAEYRIQDLAVRALLCRLAVVDSEDVVRWRAVDGLESLLDDEDIETLVRGRATDDSSDMVRNAAVRLLVEERGDWEFARGAAVQDDDWFVRMNALYGLRTLGRDDADTWDFLRQRALDDPHPQVRSAACTVMAQTTGSHPGTWEFLRERLAEDAGSEVRDSALSGLVELGRDREETWQLVRGHLLDDPEPEVRESALTELCGHWSYEAATWELTFERLMNDPEEGIRADALRATRYYRGDVDIRALIRDRVTEDPHPSVRGVALALLVTTVGDDDTTREILRARAVDDPEPRIRADVLQWWAVHETQENGAALLRDRALADPHPWPRIAALQSLAFGWPAHPATVPLLRERAEADEDEDVRTEAARMLAAAGALAPLADQLP
- a CDS encoding DUF397 domain-containing protein, translating into MNNEQLTWFKSSYSGGEGGECLEVAVSPGTVHLRDSKHPTGPRLTLSPTTWSAFLSGELIGERR
- a CDS encoding helix-turn-helix domain-containing protein yields the protein MSERRPETPAEADGTTGLFAALGKLLKFLRERKGLTQKEFGELVGYGPDAISAMERGVRTLRPEVLIKADEVLDAGGLLLEVIPEVESAMTKARTRHPEWYRNYAGLEAEAVELHFYANHGVPGLLQTDDYARAVFTRRRPFLDEETIERRVADRLSRQQVFERRPAPIVSYVLEEIVLDRPIGGRRVHADQLRRLLSVGQMQNLEIQVMPTQVEEHPNMDGAFNLLTPRGHGQVAYTEVQGYPRLITDSEEVRRIVDRYGIMRAMALSPSESRKLIEQKLEEL
- a CDS encoding ATP-binding protein, whose amino-acid sequence is MNTEISTRLSATPRGARLARRLTAHQLDTWGHPYDSEVSHTAQQVVAELAANAVTHGRVPGRDFELRLRLTPEDTVRVEVSDARHDRRLRYVTDPDADNGRGLILVSLLAQAWGVTERSVGKTVWAEIPLKEPQSAPPPANARASAGTSPPCPRTPAPAD
- a CDS encoding LysR family transcriptional regulator; translation: MTLDDLRVFVAVCRAGSLSAVARELGCTQSAVSQHVKRLERETGVALVERQPRGVVPTQAGRVLEAAASEGISGLDLAVRQLRDLVDGASGYVRVATGATTVRHFMGDAVVEFRRRHPRVNLEFRTVSSGRGSFDALADGSLDLAWITLGRPVRGIEQRAVAELPWVLAVRADDPLAERERLGIAELADVRLIRLPPNSASAAQLEAAAAELGLPLTYDTNVADWDTALLLAELGVGRAVVPELSGLAATGDDLRLIPVPELRPLPVGWAVRRWEALSPPARAFADTVERFRRTPGR
- a CDS encoding DUF6817 domain-containing protein, translated to MAFDPFDPFAQADALLRELGAERAPHPGGTLLTHLHRVRARLVTWNARPALQLAGLCHAFYGTDGFPHPLLPLDRRPELGEAIGVEAEAIVHLYASCDRAATYPTLTTPTAPFRDRFSGRTHTPAPALRRDFAELTAANELDLAAEDPGFRDRHGPALLALFTRFRPLLSRPAWEDCTALLPGP